The window GAGATCGGATGAATCCCAGCCTGCTCACGCGCCTCAGGATCTGGACGGTGGTGTTCGTCCGCACTCCCAGGACCGGGAACAGTGACTCGCGAAGTCTCTCGCCGCTGAGGAACATGACCCCCTGCTTCATGGCCGAGGCGGGTGACGTGGTGCGGGCGTCTCGACCGTCGACTCGGACCCGACCTCCCCGCTCCTGGCTGATCCCACCCACGCTCCGCATGAACCCGTCTTGTCCGTTGCCTTCCGCACCGGCGAGCCCGATGATCTCGCCCTTCGAGATCGACAAGGACACGGGCCCGAACTGATCGCCGGTCAGGTGATCGATCTCGACGGCCACGCCCGCACCTTCACCTCCGGCGGTGTCCGGGAACGCCTGCTGAACCGGCCGCCCGATCATGAGTGACACGAGCCGGTCCTCGTCGGTTCCTACCGCATCCGTCGTCTCCACGAGGAGACCGTCCCGAAGCACGGTCACCCGATCCGCTATGCCCAGCACCTCGGGCAGCCGATGGCTGACGTACAGCACTCCCACGCCGCGTTGGACCTCACTGAGCACCAGCGCGTGCAAACGTTCGACGTCGCCTGGTCCGAGGGCGGTCGTCGGCTCGTCTAGGAGCAGGACGCTGGGATCACCGACCAGCGCCTTGGCCACCTCCAGGAACTGACGTTGCGCCAAGCGGAGACCAGCGACTCGAGCTCGGGGCTCGAGGTCGATCCCGAACCGCTCCAGCTGGGAACGAGCCCAGGCGGAGGTCTCGCCGTGCGGTGGCCGGACGGACGGCGGGGCCGAGAGGAAGAGGTTCTGCGCGATGGTCAGGTCGCGAACGAGCGAGTAGGTCTGGTAGGCCATGGCGAGTCCGAGATCGCGGACCCGGTCCACGTGTCCCGACTCGACCCTGTGGCGTCCGATCCGAACCTCGCCGGTGTCCGGTTCCAACACGCCGCTCATGATGCCGAGCAGCGTGGACTTGCCGGAGCCGTTCTCGCCCAGTACCGCGTGGACCTCACCAGCTCGACAGTCAACGCTGACATCCGAGAGCGCCTGTACTGCACCGAACCGCTTCGAGACGTTGTGAACCGCCAGCACGGTCGGTGGAGCCGCGACCTCCTCACGTCGCGGTCCCCGCACCGGGGAGCCAGGGGCCCCGGTCATCGCGACGCACCAGGAACGGAGGGTCGTTCGCCGACCGTCGAGGCGTCCCTCCTCAGCGTCAGCCGCCCAACGAGCCCCACGATGCGGTCTCCCGAGATGACCATGCCGGCAGCGATGGCCACACCGAAGACCACGAACTGGAGTGCAGACGGCAGCCCCGTGACACGCAGCAGTGTCGAGAGGAACGTGAGAGCGAGGGCAGCCGCCCAGGTCGACAGAGAGCTGGCGACGCCGCCGGTCAACGAGGCGCCTGCGATGACGACAGCCGCGATGGGACCGAGGAGGTACGGGGCACCGACGTCCAGCGTGGGGGTACGGATGAAGGACGCGATGAGGATCCCAGCGACTCCGTACAGGATCCCCGCGGCAGCGTAGGCGCCGACGGTGAAGCGACGAACGTCGATCCCGGATATCCAGGCCGCTTCGCCGTTGGCGCCTACAGCTCGCAGCCGTCTCCCGGTGGTCGATCGCGTCAGGACGATCGCAACGATGATCGTTGCGGCAACCCCCGCCCACATGACCGTCGTGATCCCGAGCCAGCGGCCACTCGCCCAGTCAGCCAGCGTCGCGGGCACTTGGGACTCGTTGGCGATGGTGAGCCGATAGCCGGCCGTTAGGCCGAGGACGATCTGGCCCACGGCGAGGGTGACGACGAGCGGGTTCAGCCGCAGGTAGGCGACGAAGAAGCCGTTCGACGCGCCCACGATGCCGGCCAGCAGGAGGCAGAGCGCGATGCTGCTGAGAACGCGGCCATCCGGGCCGCCCGAGAGTCCGATGAGGACGGTGCTGACCATCGTGATAACCGACGGCACGGAGAGATCGATCCCGCCCGTGAGCACGACCAGCATCTGACCGAGCGACGCCACGGCGAGGAACGTCGTGAACGGCCAGATCTGAGACCACGACGCGCTGCTGAGGGATCGGGGCACGAGGACCAAGCCGAGGAGGAGCAGGAGCGCAGCCACGATCCACACCGGCACGAAGCCGGCTGCACCGAGCAGCGTCCCTCGCCAGCGAGCGCCGGGGCGCGCCAGGTCCATCGGATGCGACGAGACATCACTCACGCGTTCGTAGAGCCCTTCGGTGGTATCCGGGGTGGGCCCGGTCGAAGCGCCCACCCCGGACGTCGATGATCAGTCCCCGTACATCGCAGTGAGGACCTCGTCGGGCACCAAGGTGGAGGCAGGCGCCTCGAGGGGGATCGACCTGTTGCAGTGCGACTCGTCCACCTGCCGCATCTGAGCCGGAACGACGATGTTCGGTTCGACCTCTTCGCCGGCCAGGCTCATCATCCCCGCTGTGAGCGCGATGCGTGAGTCGAAGCTGCCGCCGGACGAGAAGAAGATCTTGAAGTCGGGGTTCTCGGCTTCCTCCCAGGCGCAGAAGACGCCGGCCTCGTCCGTCCGCAACGTCAACACGACGTCCAGCGGTACTCCCGCGGCCTCGTACGCACGGACCCCGCCAAGGAAGCCATCAGCGTACTCGTAGCTGATCCCCGCGAGGTCCGGGTGCTGGCTCAGGAGGCTGGAGACCGCTTGGAGGGTCCCCTCCTGTGTCCAGTTGGTGTCGGCCTTGCCGACGACCTCGATACCGTCGGCTAGGGCTGGCTCTTCACAGGACTGCCACGCCTCCGACAGAGGGTTGCCTGGAGTTCCACCGAGGAACGCCACCTTGCCCTCGCCCACCTCGGTGTTCATGACCTCTGCGAAGTTCTCACCGAGCTGGCACAGGTCCTCGGCCACGAACGACAGGTAGTCCTCGCCGGGCGTGCCGGCAGGCCCCGAGATGTAGGGAACGACGACGACGCCCTGCTCCGTTGCCTCACGGACCGTCGGGAGCAGCGCCTCACCCGCGTCGACGAACGTGACGATGACGTCCATCTGGCGGGCGATCAGGGCCCGGAAGTCAGAGATCGCCTTCTGGGTGTCCCCCTGAGCGCTGGTGTAGACGATCTCGCCGATCTCGGGGTAGGTCAAGGCCTGGAGGATGAACTCCATGTAGGTGACCTCCCTCCAGACGTTCTCACCGAAGCCGTCGGCGAGTGCCACACTCACGTCACCACCGGTACCGGTCTCGCACTCCTTCTCCCGCCAGCACTCCAGCGCTTTGTCCAGGACGTCCTGGGTGATGGGGCGGCCGGCCCGCTCGACGGCAGCGAGAACAGTCTCGGGAACACCTTCTGCCGACTCCGAACCCAGTGCCTTCTGGAGCAGCTCCGGGTCTGCCTCGCCGTCGAGCCCGGCTGCGTCCTCGGTGGGACTGCCTGTTACGCCGGTGGTCTGCTCAGGCGACGTGGGATCACCTCCGTCGCCACCATCGCCCTCGCCATTGCAGGCGGCCAGAGCGAGTGCCAGGATCGCTGCGAACGCCACGACCGACGTACTCCCATGTCGTTTCTTCGAGTACCGCACACTCAGCCTTTCCGCTCCTGATAGCGCTACGAGAGGGATGTCGGACATCCCGTCAAGGTCGATGTTGGAGCAGCCAGGACATCAGGGACTGTTGCAGTTCGGGACAGTGGTGTCGCACGAGTTGACAGGACGTGCTGACAGGGCTGGGACGCTCTCTGCGGGCTCAACGCCAGAGCCGCGCGACTAGAACGTTGTGCGATCCAGGTCGCTCCCGAATGAACGCAGCTTCCGGTAGAGCGTTGAGCGGGAGATCCCGAGCTCGGCCGCCGCGGCCGTCTTGTTCCCGTCGGCATCGTCGAGGGCTCGCACGATGGCCCTTCGTTCCACCTCTTCGAGCTGGCCCCCCGCTCGACGTGGCGACCGCAACAGATCAGACGGCAGATCCGACAGTCGAACGACACCGCTGGTACGAGTGCCCGCCAAGGCGCGCAGGACGCGCTCCAGCTGACGGACGTTGCCAGGCCACGGCGCGCGCAGCAGTGCCTGCATCGCCTCGGGCGCGAACTCGAGTCCTGCGTGCCCGATGTCAGTCAGGATCTGCTCCACGAGCTCAGGCACGTCCTCTGCCCGATCCATCAGTCGGGGGATCGCGATTTCGTGCACCGCGAACCGCTCGATCACGCGGGCCCTGGGTTCGATCACGTCCCGGTCCAGAGTCGCGGTCGCCAGCAGTCGAGGGGACTGGTCATCGTGAGCGTCGGCCAGGGCCATCACGGCAGAACCGGCGGTGTCGTCTAGGAGGTTCAGGTGGCGGATCAGCAATGCATCAGAGTCTTCGAACGCCTGGCGCGCGGCCCTCAGCCAACTGGACGTCCCGTCGACCGGCAGCATCGCCGCGTCCAGCGTGGCGAGACGTCCCGAGCGGCCACTGAGTTCGTGGATCACCCGCGCCACGCGGGTCTTGCCGCTGCCGGCGGGGCCGCTAACGAGTACGGGTTCGCAGCTACGCAGCACCGGTGCGATCTCCCGTAGCACCGACCTCCACGTTGAGCTACGACCCCGCAGGTGCTGAGACAGCTCCTCGTCCGGAGATGCTGCCCGTGCCGCATGGGCACGCCGGGGGGAGCCTTCCGTAGCCACATCGAGAGTCTCGAACTCCACGAGAGCGCCAGCGACCTCCGTCCCGAACTCGACCGGTGTGAACCGGGCACGCACCCCTCTACCGCTCTTGAGCGTGACTTCACTCTCTGATCGCCGCCGGGACTGCGTCGCGTCTGCGGCTGCCTCCCAGACGATCGCATGGTCGCTGGCGTCGAGTAGACGGGATGCGGCCGGGCTACAGATCACCGTGTGCTCGCTGACGGCCATGATCGCATGCCGCTGCCTACGCACCGCAGCTGAGAAGCTGTCGAGAAGGATCCGCTCTCGACCCGTGGCGCGAACGAACATGCGGTCCTGGATGGAGTCGGAAACCTGTCGGACGAAGGGCAGCATGAGGGGCGACGCCTCGTCTGCTTTACACACGAGCGTGAGCACGCCCTCGATGCGCCGCAGTACGGGATGGTGGATGGGGACCCCGAAGCAGGCGTAGCCGACGAACTGCTTCGCGAAGTGCTCGTGGCCGACGACGTACAGGGGGCGCTGTTCCTCGATGACGGAACCGAGGCCGTTGGTGCCTACCGCCTCCTCGTGAAGTGCGAAGCCAGGCGCGGAGCCGGTCAGATCCATCATCCGCAGGACGCCGTGGTCTCCGGCCCATCGACCGACGATGCGGGCATCCCGGTTGGCCAGCAGCATCGCTGTCCGCGAGTCAGCCAGTCGCTCCGAAAGGCGGTCGAGAACCGGGGCCGCGACCCCGTACAGGTAGCTGTCGACGTCGACGTCGCCGAAACTCGGCGCACCTTCTGGCTGCGCTCCCACCATCGCCGAACGGCGCCACGACTTGACGATCTCGAGTCGCACGCCCGTGGGCGTGGTTCGGCTCGTCAGGAACTCCTCGCGTGCGCGAGCGAGTTCGCGCCAAGACATCGGGGCGGCGGCCACCGACGAGGATGGCCTGTCGGAAGTACTCGTCTCCCTCGCTCCGTCCCCCAGAGCGGACCCTTCGCTCGAGTTCACATAGTGAACTGAAGTCCGAATAACGTACACACCTCGGCGCGCGTTGTCACGCGAACTTCGCCGGAGCGTGAGAGGGCACGGGCGCACCATCGCCCTCGACGCACCACCGTCTTGGCCTGCGACCACACGGTCCGAGATCCCGCCTCGTGCGCACTTAGCCTCCGGCACGCCGAGACGGCAGCGACGACGGCGCTGCAGTTCACCGTGCGCGGCGACAAGGGGCTCGTCCAGCCCGCCATCAAGGTCCGAGGCCGCGAGTACCTCCGCATCATCTACGGACCCGAGTACACCCTCCACCTCGACCGGCTCCGCCCGCCAACTCGGACGCAAACGCTCCCTCGCCCTGCGCGAGTACGCGCTCGGCATCGAGGCGCTCCAACGGTTCGTCGACCGACGCCCGCTCCGAGACGTTCACGAAGCTGTGTTCGGCATCCTCGCCCTCGAGAGCGACCCCGTAGATCCGCGGCTGTAGGACTCGTCCAGAGCGGATCATGGTCCGAGGCGCGAAGCCGCACCGCTCGAAGCCGTGGTTGTGGTCGGGTGGACCAGGTGGCCCAAGCAGCGCATGATTCGCAACGTCCCCCTGGCTCGGCGGCGTCGGGGAACGACGGATCTCGACAGGTGTCATCCGCAGGCGTTGTCCAGGGTGCCTGCATGACCATCGCAACCGCGATCGCCGGGGCGGCAGGTGGATCGACCCAGACGCGCGAAATTAGTGAGTGTGAACGGCGACAACGGCCGCAACGTGCTGGACGGCGGCGCCGGCGTCGACACGTGGCACGAGGTCGAGGAGGGCCACGCCTGCGAGGTCGGCGATCTCCAGCACAACGCCTCCACCGTTGGTCCGTGACGGCTCCGGTCTCGTCGGGCGCTGCGCTGCCGTTCCGCGATGGCCACCGAAGTAGCGACGTGACCGGCCGTCACCCGTCGTTCGGAGGGGCGAGCACCTCGAGGAGTCCCCGGATACGCATGTCCCGGCCCGAGCGGATGGCGCTTCCGCGTGTCACCTTACGGGCATCGTCTCTTGGGAATAGATATCGAGCGATCACATCGGTTCGAGCGAGAGATCGCGCGCGGCTGCGAAGGGATAAAGCCCGGATGGGTTCGGATCAACTTCAATTACTTCATCGCCGAGGCCGTTCTCAACTACATCCTCGAGGCGGTCCATCTCGTCGCGACCGACGGATGGCGACTATTGCCGCACTATGGCTTCGAGCCGCAATCCGGCCTGTGGTTCAACAGGCTTGGTCTCGCCGAGCCTCCGATGAGCCTGAGGGATCTCTCTTATGAAACGGGCCGGCTGACCTACTCGTCTCATCGGCGGAGCGGCCGGAGTCGGCACTACAGGATTACCTTCGCAATGCACGTCACATCTTCGAAGAGGCGGATACACGAGACTTAGGGCCCGCCGACAAGCCGGAACTCAGCGAAGACTTCGAACACCTACGCTGGTTCACACTCCCAGACGAGGTCTTGCCGACGCCTACCGCCTGATCGAGAGGAGGGGCGGCGATCCCGCCCACCCCTCCGCTCCTCTACGACTCTCTTCGGCTACGGCAAGAACGCGGCGAACTGCACGTTCGTGCACTGCCCAACGTTGGGCTGTCCGCTGTAGCAGCCCTCGTTGAAGGAGTGGATCTGCTCGTTGACCAACTCCGGGATCATCGGCCCGTGGCTCCGCAGCACGAGGTGGATCTCCGCGCCTTGGGGATCGGTGAGGCCGTCGTTGTGCAGGAGCTGTCCCTGTTCAGTGCGTCCTGAAGTGTCTCCCACGGCCATGCGCCCACCCCAGCTTGCTTGCCCGCTGTCTCCGACCACGTGCCCGGCGCTCCACAGTGCAGTGGGCTCGCCTCGGTTGTTCAACAGGTCGGGAACTCCGCACATGGAGATCACGGTCGCCCCGTCCATCATCGGCGACGTGCATGTCTGCGGGTCGTTGAACGCGACGAACCAGATCGTGTACGCGTTTCCCGCCGTCAGATCATTTCCGCTGAAGGTGAACGAGACCCCATCGGGTTGCCGAACCAGCGTCGCGTCGGCTCCCGCTACCACCGAACCGGGCCCGGGAAACGTACGGACCTCTTCACGTGAGGGGGAACCGGCCGTCGCCGGCAAGGACCCGCCCACAAGCAAAGTCCCGATCAGTATTGCTGTCCATATTCGCCGCATGACTCTTCCTCCTGGTTAGGTTGCGTGTCTTCTAGGGGGGCGAACGATCACGTTCTAGCCGTCGACCCGGACGTTCAATCTCTCTTGCAGGCGCTGGAGCCTGCGCCGGTGCCTGCTTCGAGCAGCCGCGTCCTCACGATCTCGCGAGCGATCTCCTTGCCGGCCTCCCGCCCGGCGTCGTTGGTGAACTGGAACTGGATCCCGCCGTAGATGCGTGAGCGACCGGCTTCGCGCGCCGCGGCGCTGAACGTTTCGTAGGCGCGCGTCGATGAGCCGGACTCGTCTGTAAACGAGAAGGCGATGTGATCGGTGCAGTAGAAGCTCGCCAGGATCTCCGATGCCGCGCCGGCGAACATCGACGTCCCCGAGGTGTGCTCCGGCGTCCCTCCGAAGACCGAACAGAAGGGCACTGTCGTCGCTGAACAGATCCCGGGCCGCGGGTTCCAGTTCGGGTCTTCCTCGGTCGCGGGGTTCCCGTCGGTGCTCGCCTGACGGATCGCATCGCCCGGCCTCCAGAAATGGAAGTTGTACTTGTCGCTCCACGTCGTGGCCACGGAGTCTGCGATGCCCATCCTGAGCAGCGCCAGCAGGCGTGTCGTGTCGGACAGCGACCCGGCCGTGTCCTGATCGGAGATCACGTTCAGCGCAACCTTGAACCACATTCCGGTCTCTTTGACCGTGCCGCCCTCGGCGAGCCAGTGCCGCGC of the Actinomycetota bacterium genome contains:
- a CDS encoding ABC transporter permease — protein: MSDVSSHPMDLARPGARWRGTLLGAAGFVPVWIVAALLLLLGLVLVPRSLSSASWSQIWPFTTFLAVASLGQMLVVLTGGIDLSVPSVITMVSTVLIGLSGGPDGRVLSSIALCLLLAGIVGASNGFFVAYLRLNPLVVTLAVGQIVLGLTAGYRLTIANESQVPATLADWASGRWLGITTVMWAGVAATIIVAIVLTRSTTGRRLRAVGANGEAAWISGIDVRRFTVGAYAAAGILYGVAGILIASFIRTPTLDVGAPYLLGPIAAVVIAGASLTGGVASSLSTWAAALALTFLSTLLRVTGLPSALQFVVFGVAIAAGMVISGDRIVGLVGRLTLRRDASTVGERPSVPGASR
- a CDS encoding substrate-binding domain-containing protein, which produces MAFAAILALALAACNGEGDGGDGGDPTSPEQTTGVTGSPTEDAAGLDGEADPELLQKALGSESAEGVPETVLAAVERAGRPITQDVLDKALECWREKECETGTGGDVSVALADGFGENVWREVTYMEFILQALTYPEIGEIVYTSAQGDTQKAISDFRALIARQMDVIVTFVDAGEALLPTVREATEQGVVVVPYISGPAGTPGEDYLSFVAEDLCQLGENFAEVMNTEVGEGKVAFLGGTPGNPLSEAWQSCEEPALADGIEVVGKADTNWTQEGTLQAVSSLLSQHPDLAGISYEYADGFLGGVRAYEAAGVPLDVVLTLRTDEAGVFCAWEEAENPDFKIFFSSGGSFDSRIALTAGMMSLAGEEVEPNIVVPAQMRQVDESHCNRSIPLEAPASTLVPDEVLTAMYGD
- a CDS encoding sigma 54-interacting transcriptional regulator, giving the protein MSWRELARAREEFLTSRTTPTGVRLEIVKSWRRSAMVGAQPEGAPSFGDVDVDSYLYGVAAPVLDRLSERLADSRTAMLLANRDARIVGRWAGDHGVLRMMDLTGSAPGFALHEEAVGTNGLGSVIEEQRPLYVVGHEHFAKQFVGYACFGVPIHHPVLRRIEGVLTLVCKADEASPLMLPFVRQVSDSIQDRMFVRATGRERILLDSFSAAVRRQRHAIMAVSEHTVICSPAASRLLDASDHAIVWEAAADATQSRRRSESEVTLKSGRGVRARFTPVEFGTEVAGALVEFETLDVATEGSPRRAHAARAASPDEELSQHLRGRSSTWRSVLREIAPVLRSCEPVLVSGPAGSGKTRVARVIHELSGRSGRLATLDAAMLPVDGTSSWLRAARQAFEDSDALLIRHLNLLDDTAGSAVMALADAHDDQSPRLLATATLDRDVIEPRARVIERFAVHEIAIPRLMDRAEDVPELVEQILTDIGHAGLEFAPEAMQALLRAPWPGNVRQLERVLRALAGTRTSGVVRLSDLPSDLLRSPRRAGGQLEEVERRAIVRALDDADGNKTAAAAELGISRSTLYRKLRSFGSDLDRTTF